A genomic segment from Nocardiopsis sp. Huas11 encodes:
- a CDS encoding SDR family oxidoreductase yields MPRGPIDLTVPALTGKRAVVTGASDGMGLGIARRLAEAGAEVIIPVRNQRKGEAAIAEIRHAAPGADVSLRSLDLASLDSVAALGDALHEEGRPINILINNAGVMRPPSRLTTADGYEIQFGTNHLGHFALVGHLLPLLRAGRARVTSQISIAARRGAINWDDLNWERSYDVMRAYVQSKIAFGLFGLELERRSRDRGWGITSNLSHPGVAPTSLLAARPELGRGEDTPHIRRIRALSERGILAGTVETAALPAVMAATGPDAKQGALYSPSGLGRLGGPPSEQRLYPPLRSEAEAARVWRSSEELTKVSFPAS; encoded by the coding sequence ACCCATCGATCTCACCGTGCCGGCTCTGACCGGGAAACGCGCCGTCGTCACCGGCGCGAGCGACGGCATGGGTCTGGGGATAGCCAGGCGGCTGGCCGAAGCGGGCGCCGAGGTGATCATCCCCGTGCGCAACCAGCGCAAGGGCGAGGCCGCGATCGCCGAGATCCGGCACGCCGCACCCGGCGCCGACGTCTCGCTGCGCAGCCTCGACCTGGCCTCGCTCGACTCGGTCGCCGCCCTCGGCGACGCCCTGCACGAGGAGGGCAGGCCGATCAACATCCTGATCAACAACGCCGGCGTGATGAGGCCCCCGAGCCGGCTCACCACGGCCGACGGTTACGAGATCCAGTTCGGCACCAACCACCTCGGCCACTTCGCCCTGGTGGGCCACCTCCTGCCGCTGCTGCGTGCCGGCCGGGCACGGGTGACCTCGCAGATCAGCATCGCCGCGCGCCGTGGTGCCATCAACTGGGACGACCTGAACTGGGAGCGCTCCTACGACGTCATGCGGGCCTACGTCCAGTCCAAGATCGCGTTCGGACTCTTCGGCCTCGAACTGGAACGACGCAGCCGGGACCGCGGGTGGGGTATCACCAGCAACCTGTCCCACCCCGGGGTGGCCCCGACCAGCCTCCTCGCGGCCCGCCCCGAGCTCGGCCGCGGCGAGGACACCCCGCACATCCGCCGGATCCGGGCGCTGTCCGAGCGCGGGATCCTGGCGGGCACCGTCGAGACGGCGGCGCTGCCCGCCGTGATGGCCGCGACCGGCCCCGACGCCAAGCAGGGAGCGCTCTACAGCCCCAGCGGCCTCGGGAGGCTGGGCGGCCCGCCGTCCGAACAGCGGCTGTACCCGCCGCTGCGCAGTGAGGCGGAGGCCGCGCGCGTGTGGCGGTCCTCGGAGGAGTTGACCAAGGTCTCCTTCCCCGCCTCCTGA
- a CDS encoding MFS transporter, translating to MSTTAPRTPRPRSPWWVIVGSGTANAVGPQMYLATIGLFVLPIVEDTGFSRTTVTGAFSVAAVGMAIGLVVVAQLVDRFAARYILVPGFVLFAASMALIGLVPPVEWVYLVPCFFVGFFGAGTAVPATRAVVSWFDNNRALAVGVVTGIIGLGMALAPLLAGALIDSVGWRSAYVLMALISVLVSVTMVTLFVRARAEHHVRGRLVRETRVEGRDVRLELPGLTVGEALRTRRFWAIAVGLGLAGVVVYGLQVHLVPMMTDRGLTSDQAGTLLVVFGLASLVGRVVGGLLLDRVHACVIGPIVMIAPIAGMFFLEPPFNGAVAAVAFIGIAFGIEGDLLALLITRYLGTRHFGRILGLVQAAFLLGSALGPLLLGLGYDLLGSYDPVIPVLMGVLVVGAILIATLGGYVHPAVTGFDRLAARDELAAAEVLTDIAASGEPHGSPDRPLAGAHG from the coding sequence ATGAGCACGACCGCCCCCCGCACGCCCAGACCCAGGAGTCCCTGGTGGGTGATCGTCGGCAGCGGTACCGCCAACGCCGTCGGCCCCCAGATGTACCTGGCCACCATCGGCCTGTTCGTGCTGCCGATCGTCGAGGACACCGGCTTCAGCCGCACGACCGTCACCGGGGCGTTCTCGGTCGCGGCGGTCGGGATGGCGATCGGCCTGGTCGTCGTCGCGCAGCTCGTGGACCGCTTCGCCGCGCGCTACATCCTCGTGCCGGGGTTCGTGCTGTTCGCGGCCTCGATGGCCCTGATCGGACTGGTGCCGCCGGTCGAGTGGGTCTACCTCGTCCCGTGCTTCTTCGTGGGCTTCTTCGGGGCCGGGACGGCCGTGCCCGCCACCAGGGCGGTGGTGAGCTGGTTCGACAACAACCGCGCCCTCGCCGTCGGAGTGGTGACGGGCATCATCGGGCTGGGCATGGCCCTGGCCCCGCTCCTGGCCGGAGCGCTCATCGACAGCGTCGGATGGCGGTCGGCGTACGTTCTTATGGCCCTGATCTCGGTCCTGGTGTCGGTCACGATGGTCACCCTGTTCGTGCGGGCCCGCGCAGAACACCACGTCCGTGGACGGCTCGTCCGGGAGACCCGGGTGGAGGGCCGCGACGTCCGCCTCGAACTCCCCGGTCTGACGGTCGGCGAGGCGCTCCGCACCCGGCGGTTCTGGGCCATCGCGGTCGGACTGGGTCTGGCCGGGGTCGTGGTCTACGGCCTCCAGGTCCACCTCGTGCCGATGATGACCGACCGCGGGCTGACCTCCGACCAGGCGGGCACCCTGCTGGTCGTCTTCGGTCTCGCCTCGCTCGTGGGCCGGGTGGTCGGCGGCCTCCTCCTCGACCGCGTGCACGCGTGCGTCATCGGTCCGATCGTGATGATCGCTCCGATCGCGGGCATGTTCTTCCTGGAACCGCCCTTCAACGGTGCCGTGGCCGCGGTCGCCTTCATCGGCATCGCCTTCGGCATCGAGGGCGATCTGCTCGCCCTGCTCATCACCCGCTACCTGGGCACACGCCACTTCGGTCGGATCCTGGGCCTGGTCCAGGCCGCGTTCCTCCTGGGGAGCGCGCTCGGGCCGCTGCTCCTCGGGCTGGGGTACGACCTGCTGGGCTCCTACGACCCCGTCATCCCCGTCCTGATGGGTGTCCTCGTGGTCGGGGCGATCCTCATCGCGACCCTGGGCGGCTACGTCCACCCGGCCGTCACCGGCTTCGACCGCCTCGCCGCGCGTGACGAGCTCGCCGCCGCCGAGGTGCTGACCGACATCGCCGCGAGCGGCGAACCCCACGGCTCCCCGGACCGGCCGCTGGCAGGAGCCCACGGCTGA
- a CDS encoding rhamnogalacturonan lyase, producing the protein MRPPTHRRHGTVTLPLTAAAAALGLGALALTAIGDDTTAATSSSATDIVEARQAENLDRGVVSVAGADGNLVTWRLLGDDDPATAFNVYRDGELITPEPLTGATNHLDAGASSGAAYTVAAVVDGEEQPTSAPSLAFADGHLDVPLDRPQGGSVHGSDYTYDANDASVGDLDGDGQYEIVLKWDPTNAKDNSQSGHTGPVLIDAYSLDGTRLWRIDLGVNIRAGAHYTQFQVYDYDGDGSAEVAMKTADGTRDGEGTVIGDAGADHRNSGGYVLSGPEYLTVFEGTTGRALDTADYVPARGNVADWGDGYGNRVDRFLAGTAYLDGEQPSMVFSRGYYTRAVVAAWDFRDGRLSQRWVFDSDDSGNGGYAGQGFHSLSIADADGDGRDEVMFGAAAIDDDGTGLWETGYGHGDALHVGDFLPDRPGLEVYGVSENSTPPAAWLVDAATGEALWELGSGGDNGRGVAGDVWADHPGAEFWSSNVSGLRGAGGEEIGAKPGSANFLVWWDGDQSRELLDRTQIDKYGPDGGTRLLTGEGVASNNGTKATPALSGDILGDWREEVVWRTSDNSALRIYSTPHETDLRVPTLVHDSQYRVALAWQNTAYNQPPHPSFALGEGTTGAP; encoded by the coding sequence ATGCGACCCCCCACTCACCGACGGCACGGGACCGTCACCCTCCCACTCACCGCCGCGGCGGCCGCGCTCGGCCTCGGCGCACTCGCCCTCACCGCGATCGGCGACGACACCACCGCCGCGACCTCCTCCTCCGCCACCGACATCGTCGAAGCCAGACAGGCGGAGAACCTCGACCGGGGCGTCGTCAGCGTCGCCGGCGCCGACGGCAACCTCGTCACCTGGCGCCTCCTCGGCGACGATGACCCCGCGACCGCCTTCAACGTCTACCGCGACGGCGAACTCATCACCCCCGAACCCCTCACCGGGGCCACCAACCACCTCGACGCCGGCGCTTCCTCCGGCGCCGCCTACACGGTCGCCGCCGTCGTCGACGGCGAGGAGCAGCCCACGTCGGCCCCCTCGCTGGCCTTCGCCGACGGCCACCTCGACGTCCCCCTGGACCGCCCCCAGGGCGGCAGCGTGCACGGCTCCGACTACACCTACGACGCCAACGACGCCTCCGTGGGCGACCTCGACGGCGACGGACAGTACGAAATCGTCCTCAAGTGGGACCCCACCAACGCCAAGGACAACAGCCAGAGCGGCCACACGGGGCCCGTGCTCATCGACGCGTACTCGCTCGACGGCACCCGCCTGTGGCGCATCGACCTGGGCGTGAACATCCGTGCGGGCGCCCACTACACCCAGTTCCAGGTGTACGACTACGACGGCGACGGCAGCGCCGAGGTCGCCATGAAGACCGCGGACGGCACCCGTGACGGGGAGGGGACGGTCATCGGCGACGCCGGGGCCGACCACCGCAACTCGGGCGGGTACGTGCTCAGCGGCCCCGAGTACCTGACGGTGTTCGAAGGCACCACCGGCCGGGCCCTGGACACCGCCGACTACGTGCCCGCGCGCGGCAACGTCGCGGACTGGGGCGACGGCTACGGCAACCGCGTCGACCGGTTCCTGGCAGGTACCGCCTACCTGGACGGCGAACAGCCCAGCATGGTGTTCTCCCGCGGCTACTACACCCGCGCGGTCGTCGCCGCGTGGGACTTCCGCGACGGCCGGCTGTCCCAGCGGTGGGTCTTCGACTCCGACGACTCCGGCAACGGCGGCTACGCCGGGCAGGGCTTCCACAGCCTGTCCATCGCCGACGCCGACGGCGACGGGCGCGACGAGGTCATGTTCGGCGCCGCCGCCATCGACGACGACGGCACCGGCCTGTGGGAGACCGGGTACGGCCACGGGGACGCGCTGCACGTGGGCGACTTCCTCCCCGACCGACCCGGACTGGAGGTGTACGGCGTGAGCGAGAACAGCACGCCGCCGGCCGCCTGGCTCGTCGACGCCGCCACCGGAGAGGCGCTGTGGGAACTCGGTTCGGGCGGCGACAACGGGCGCGGAGTGGCCGGGGACGTCTGGGCTGACCACCCGGGAGCGGAGTTCTGGTCCTCCAACGTGTCGGGCCTGCGCGGCGCCGGCGGCGAGGAGATCGGGGCCAAGCCGGGCTCCGCCAACTTCCTGGTGTGGTGGGACGGCGACCAGAGCCGCGAGCTGCTCGACCGGACCCAGATCGACAAGTACGGCCCCGACGGTGGCACCCGCCTGCTCACCGGTGAGGGCGTCGCGTCCAACAACGGCACCAAGGCCACCCCCGCCCTGTCCGGCGACATCCTCGGTGACTGGCGTGAGGAGGTCGTCTGGCGCACCAGCGACAACTCCGCCCTGCGGATCTACTCCACCCCGCACGAGACGGACCTGCGCGTCCCCACCCTCGTGCACGACTCTCAGTACAGGGTGGCGCTGGCCTGGCAGAACACCGCCTACAACCAGCCCCCGCACCCGTCGTTCGCCCTCGGGGAAGGCACGACCGGCGCGCCCTGA
- a CDS encoding sigma factor-like helix-turn-helix DNA-binding protein, producing MSVDTTCAAPAFVDVERSVELGSTEHACDVLFRCWRDEAGGEAQDAAPDGRRSLFGGGADHRALMAALRRLPPRERRVVRMRLSLHGSTDTIAAALDLPPSHVSRLLVQGLARVRDELMT from the coding sequence ATGAGCGTTGACACGACCTGCGCCGCACCCGCCTTCGTGGACGTCGAGCGCAGTGTGGAGCTCGGCTCTACCGAGCACGCCTGTGACGTGCTCTTCCGCTGCTGGCGGGACGAGGCCGGGGGAGAGGCCCAGGACGCGGCACCCGATGGCCGGCGTTCCCTGTTCGGTGGCGGGGCCGACCACCGGGCGCTGATGGCGGCGTTGCGTCGGCTGCCTCCGCGGGAGCGCCGCGTCGTGCGCATGCGGCTGTCCCTGCACGGGTCCACCGACACCATCGCCGCCGCTCTGGATCTGCCCCCGTCCCATGTCTCGCGGCTGCTGGTCCAGGGCCTGGCCCGAGTCCGCGACGAGCTCATGACCTGA
- a CDS encoding sigma factor — translation MPTSLHSSPYVGVDDLLTRTGSGDERAFAALYDHGATMVRGLVLRALRDRAVSTEVTRAVWVRVWRSAGRYTPDQGPAIAWVMALAHRTVVERIRSARRDTTSARVDFTRTGHVDCTRTGHVGSGPGSVSSPLMAARRRAVLQAYYEGRTTEQISATLGIPHGTVAIMVHSGLLYLRAHLRLADNTAVDVGGLDTTVDAKRGEHAR, via the coding sequence GTGCCGACTTCCCTCCACTCCAGCCCGTATGTCGGAGTCGACGATCTGTTGACACGCACGGGTTCCGGTGATGAGCGGGCATTCGCGGCTCTGTACGATCACGGCGCGACCATGGTGCGCGGCCTCGTCCTGCGTGCCCTGCGCGATCGCGCGGTGTCCACCGAGGTGACCCGGGCGGTATGGGTGCGGGTGTGGCGCTCGGCCGGCCGGTACACACCCGACCAGGGGCCGGCGATCGCCTGGGTGATGGCGCTGGCGCACCGCACGGTCGTCGAGCGGATCCGCTCCGCCCGGCGCGACACCACGTCCGCCCGCGTCGACTTCACCCGCACCGGACACGTCGACTGCACACGCACCGGACACGTCGGCTCCGGACCGGGTTCGGTGTCCTCTCCCTTGATGGCCGCGCGGCGCAGAGCCGTCCTCCAGGCCTACTACGAGGGGCGCACCACCGAACAGATCAGTGCCACCCTCGGGATACCGCACGGGACCGTGGCGATCATGGTCCACTCCGGACTGTTGTACCTGCGGGCGCACCTGCGCCTGGCGGACAACACCGCCGTGGACGTGGGCGGCCTCGACACCACCGTCGACGCCAAGCGTGGGGAGCACGCCCGATGA
- a CDS encoding GAF and ANTAR domain-containing protein yields the protein MSVPESPEESLQRVWSAVAAALAADSGGADVLALVGEVSTHLLPVDGVSISLAGGARTRETLYASDEVSDRIQRLQCSLGEGPSFEAYEGRRPVLVSDLAAHRGSRWPVFAGEIGAYPVGAVFAFPLQRGAIGIGGVDLYRGEPGWLTAEEVTTALRIVDIATLALLTLRVDAFHGEGVLRLSRERAQIHQATGMLISGLGVSAEQALARLRAHAFAVGRMVDEIADDLVSGRLVPADIEL from the coding sequence GTGAGCGTTCCCGAGAGCCCGGAGGAGTCACTCCAACGGGTGTGGTCCGCCGTGGCCGCGGCACTGGCCGCCGATTCTGGTGGAGCGGACGTGCTGGCTCTGGTCGGAGAGGTGTCCACTCACCTGCTCCCGGTCGACGGTGTCTCGATCTCGCTGGCGGGCGGCGCCCGAACGCGGGAGACGCTGTACGCGAGCGACGAAGTGAGCGACCGGATCCAGCGGTTGCAGTGCAGCCTGGGGGAGGGGCCGTCCTTCGAGGCCTACGAGGGGCGCAGACCGGTCCTGGTCTCCGACCTCGCCGCCCATCGGGGGTCGCGCTGGCCGGTGTTCGCCGGCGAGATCGGCGCCTATCCGGTCGGCGCGGTCTTCGCCTTTCCCCTACAGCGCGGAGCGATCGGTATCGGGGGGGTGGACCTGTACCGCGGCGAGCCGGGATGGCTGACCGCCGAAGAGGTGACCACCGCTTTGCGCATCGTCGACATCGCCACGTTGGCACTGCTGACCCTGAGAGTGGACGCATTCCACGGGGAAGGGGTCCTGCGCCTGTCCCGGGAACGCGCCCAGATCCACCAGGCCACCGGGATGCTGATCTCCGGACTGGGCGTTTCGGCGGAGCAGGCGCTCGCGAGGCTCCGTGCTCACGCGTTCGCGGTCGGCCGCATGGTGGACGAGATCGCCGACGACCTGGTCTCGGGCCGACTCGTCCCGGCCGACATCGAACTGTGA
- a CDS encoding GAF and ANTAR domain-containing protein — MNDSRPSGTRRESDLVGAFVQLADTLVDDYDVPEVLHQLAAHCVDLLNVSAAGLMLSDQRGSLQLVASSNERTRVLELFQIQTDEGPCVDAFQTGVVVTVADLSAATERWPVFTPQALEQGFSAVHAVPMRLRGEVIGSLNLFNQRPGGLSDEDAKVARALADIATIGMLQERTIRHSEVLTEQLQGALNSRITIEQAKGLLAHAGGLDMEQAFQALRRYARSQHARMSETAHALATGQIRPGEVLEQGHIDAK; from the coding sequence ATGAACGACTCACGACCTTCGGGCACGCGGCGGGAGTCGGATCTGGTGGGCGCCTTCGTCCAGTTGGCCGACACCCTGGTCGACGACTACGACGTCCCCGAGGTGCTGCACCAGCTCGCCGCGCACTGCGTCGACCTGCTGAACGTCTCCGCGGCGGGACTGATGCTGTCCGACCAGCGGGGCAGCCTGCAACTGGTCGCCTCCTCCAACGAGCGCACCCGCGTGCTGGAGCTGTTCCAGATCCAGACCGACGAGGGTCCCTGTGTCGATGCCTTCCAGACCGGTGTGGTGGTGACCGTCGCGGACCTGTCCGCGGCCACGGAGCGCTGGCCCGTCTTCACGCCCCAGGCCCTGGAACAGGGTTTCTCGGCCGTACACGCGGTTCCGATGCGCTTGCGCGGCGAGGTCATCGGATCGCTGAACCTGTTCAACCAGCGTCCCGGCGGCCTGTCGGACGAGGACGCGAAGGTGGCCCGGGCGCTGGCCGACATCGCCACGATCGGCATGCTCCAGGAACGCACGATCCGCCACAGCGAGGTACTCACCGAACAGCTCCAGGGCGCGCTCAACAGCCGGATCACGATCGAACAGGCCAAGGGGCTCCTCGCCCACGCCGGAGGGCTCGACATGGAGCAGGCCTTCCAAGCACTGCGCCGCTACGCGCGTAGTCAGCACGCCAGGATGAGCGAGACCGCGCACGCGCTCGCCACCGGGCAGATCCGCCCCGGCGAGGTCCTGGAGCAGGGGCACATCGACGCCAAGTGA
- a CDS encoding ABC transporter substrate-binding protein yields MEPGRSSIGDLAFPLTRSELVRRIGSPLQRRRFRRARAAVVVSTTVALVAALVGGVFGWPHLVCGTGLQQIRGECVGVNDGSHSFDPGLAWLTGRIHGMNTEVERLAARDDVEAFRIVLMTSFSLEGDTDLGGEQIMRAVEGTYTALMRQNGFAETGSGVEVAAEESRLFQLHLANEGSVQQGADVVVQDLASMIDDDIPLSMVIGQSSTTTATEEIARELSELSIPMVAGSSTSTTINNVQSPGLIRAAPNNEDFAAALRDHLDRRAESDEEPVRGPLVADDNEADVFSRDLADQFRTYLDPYLVQKSLTFHGSAGSGNTTVYFDHITDEICADPGTNAVFFAGRYSDLATFLRSLELRGCRASSGLPITVYSIELGLLPDMVRSYSGAECEPADDDAAPEHYRLVQASAFDPSWLDEDAWRPAGFRDYEAAITQTVRAETHSTSAPEDFYNGYSLIYYDAATIAARATLLGFEASDESTVAASVRNHLFRVTREPTGSGRLDYLEELEGRVTGRHIPILSSDCSVEALDADPFQTPDVPYDELYPDLAD; encoded by the coding sequence ATGGAACCGGGCCGATCCTCCATCGGCGACCTCGCGTTCCCGCTCACCCGATCCGAACTCGTACGCAGGATCGGCTCACCGCTCCAACGGCGACGGTTCAGGCGGGCGCGGGCGGCCGTGGTCGTCTCGACGACCGTGGCGCTCGTGGCCGCACTGGTCGGGGGCGTGTTCGGCTGGCCGCACCTGGTCTGCGGGACGGGCCTGCAGCAGATCCGGGGCGAATGCGTCGGCGTCAACGACGGCTCCCACTCCTTCGACCCGGGTCTGGCATGGCTCACCGGCCGGATCCACGGTATGAACACCGAGGTCGAGCGGCTCGCCGCGCGGGACGACGTCGAGGCCTTCCGTATCGTGCTGATGACGTCGTTCTCGCTCGAGGGGGACACGGACCTGGGCGGGGAACAGATCATGCGCGCCGTCGAGGGGACCTACACCGCGCTCATGCGGCAGAACGGGTTCGCCGAGACCGGATCCGGCGTCGAGGTGGCCGCCGAGGAGAGCCGGCTCTTCCAGCTCCATCTGGCCAACGAGGGGAGCGTGCAGCAGGGCGCCGACGTCGTCGTGCAGGACCTCGCATCGATGATCGACGACGACATCCCCCTGTCCATGGTCATCGGGCAGTCGTCGACCACCACCGCGACCGAGGAGATCGCCCGGGAGCTGTCCGAGCTCAGTATCCCCATGGTCGCGGGCTCCTCGACCTCCACCACGATCAACAACGTGCAATCGCCCGGGCTCATCCGAGCGGCTCCCAACAACGAGGACTTCGCGGCGGCCCTGCGCGACCACCTGGACCGCCGGGCCGAGTCGGACGAGGAACCGGTCAGGGGCCCGCTGGTCGCCGACGATAACGAGGCCGACGTGTTCTCGCGGGATCTGGCCGATCAGTTCCGCACCTATCTCGATCCCTATCTCGTCCAGAAGTCGCTGACGTTCCACGGCAGCGCCGGTTCGGGGAACACGACCGTCTACTTCGATCACATCACCGACGAGATCTGCGCGGACCCGGGGACCAACGCGGTGTTCTTCGCCGGACGGTACTCCGACCTGGCGACCTTTCTCCGATCCCTGGAACTGCGCGGTTGCAGGGCCTCGTCCGGCCTTCCGATCACGGTGTACTCCATCGAACTCGGGCTGCTTCCGGACATGGTCAGGTCCTACTCCGGCGCGGAGTGCGAGCCCGCCGACGACGACGCGGCCCCGGAGCACTACCGCCTCGTCCAGGCGAGTGCCTTCGATCCCTCCTGGCTGGACGAGGACGCGTGGCGGCCGGCGGGGTTCCGCGACTACGAGGCGGCCATCACCCAGACGGTGCGGGCCGAGACGCACAGCACCTCCGCTCCGGAGGACTTCTACAACGGCTACAGCCTGATCTACTACGACGCGGCCACGATCGCGGCCCGCGCGACGCTGCTGGGGTTCGAGGCGAGCGATGAGAGCACCGTGGCCGCGAGCGTGCGCAACCACCTGTTCCGGGTCACCCGCGAACCGACCGGCAGCGGGCGCCTGGACTACCTGGAGGAGCTGGAGGGCCGGGTGACGGGACGACACATCCCGATCCTCAGTTCCGACTGCTCGGTGGAGGCGTTGGACGCGGATCCGTTCCAGACCCCCGACGTCCCCTACGACGAGCTGTACCCGGACCTGGCCGATTGA
- a CDS encoding ATP-binding protein, translating into MKLLPMATRVDVSGSTILRDRPLDEILDFCRDDSDRPGNLVVHGPSGSGKTTLLTQSDEIMRLITPTAFINCNDYRPETVPDLFRDVSDQMSAKIPGLPRCHFPRLDLVLAALGGDLTPVSDYTRCWPDLVRLWKRQARSGRRDRRERRDGTATTVSLVVEVNLLFVKFQVGAARPVGPALALPRRKIDTDVERWFKDRAWGSLINPFPEHTGTKEEEWDRETAWRIQTSHNEWLVHAFLADLRDQAEDGDQYRRVVFLDDVDALKQPAGQGGGLLALFRSAQASPAHQDGGRTPLLLVSSTPEQPALTRTKAIPAPDFSPAEVRELADRTPHRIDDHFPQLIFGLTGGYVAATSYLLQDPAIDGLRAYNGLQHLLRHRRGGAEDAPTLQEHLGDTLIKALLKHSELDLASRTLEALTICSLAKDLQDVDYLIRTYGLDEDLTGLDDHRWLAWNENSGAARSARALMMRLLLRRWQNEPTWDRCDRDEAFRRLARRSDEGASDHTPNWYYYTLGSGDLMTVCRELDALLDLPGREAEVLDLIRHATSVPQPPIDDPGADGFTPLQRYGHLVRNRGPRLSDGAPLGHRLSRMLRIVAGKWVIEDPFESMYTRDVHLRVRTAFQELGAVCEDSLPFQSEAEYHENISLERPVNPLDADMDF; encoded by the coding sequence ATGAAACTGCTCCCCATGGCCACCCGGGTCGACGTCTCGGGATCGACCATTCTCCGCGACCGGCCCCTGGACGAAATCCTCGATTTCTGCCGGGACGACTCCGACCGGCCCGGAAACCTCGTCGTCCACGGTCCGTCCGGGAGCGGCAAGACCACCCTGCTCACGCAGTCCGACGAGATCATGCGGCTGATCACCCCGACCGCGTTCATCAACTGCAACGACTACCGCCCGGAGACCGTGCCGGACCTCTTCCGCGATGTCTCGGACCAGATGAGCGCCAAGATACCGGGGCTGCCGCGTTGCCACTTTCCGAGGCTGGACCTGGTGCTCGCCGCGTTGGGCGGCGATCTCACCCCCGTCAGTGACTACACCAGGTGCTGGCCCGACCTGGTCAGGCTCTGGAAGCGGCAGGCACGTTCCGGCCGCCGGGACCGGCGCGAGCGCCGCGACGGCACCGCCACGACCGTCAGCCTCGTGGTGGAGGTGAACCTGCTCTTCGTCAAGTTCCAGGTCGGCGCGGCCCGACCGGTCGGTCCCGCCCTCGCGCTGCCGCGCAGGAAGATCGACACCGACGTGGAGCGGTGGTTCAAAGACCGGGCCTGGGGCTCGCTCATCAATCCCTTTCCGGAGCACACCGGAACCAAGGAGGAGGAGTGGGACCGCGAGACGGCGTGGCGGATCCAGACCAGCCACAACGAGTGGCTCGTCCACGCCTTCCTCGCCGATCTGCGCGACCAGGCCGAGGACGGTGACCAGTACCGGCGCGTGGTCTTCCTGGACGACGTCGACGCCTTGAAGCAGCCGGCCGGCCAGGGTGGCGGTCTGCTCGCACTGTTCCGGTCCGCCCAGGCCTCGCCCGCCCACCAGGACGGCGGCCGGACTCCGCTGCTGCTGGTGAGCAGCACTCCCGAGCAGCCCGCCCTGACCAGGACGAAGGCGATCCCGGCCCCTGACTTCAGCCCCGCCGAGGTACGCGAGCTGGCGGACCGCACACCACACCGCATCGACGACCACTTCCCGCAGCTCATCTTCGGGCTCACCGGCGGATACGTGGCCGCCACCAGCTATCTGCTCCAGGACCCGGCCATCGATGGACTGCGCGCCTACAACGGACTCCAACACCTGCTCCGACACAGGCGCGGCGGCGCCGAGGACGCCCCGACTCTGCAGGAGCACCTCGGCGACACCCTCATCAAGGCCCTGCTGAAGCACTCCGAACTCGACCTCGCGAGCCGGACACTCGAAGCGCTGACGATCTGCTCGCTCGCCAAGGACCTCCAGGACGTCGACTACCTCATCCGCACCTACGGCCTCGACGAGGACCTCACCGGCCTCGACGACCACCGTTGGCTGGCCTGGAACGAGAACTCCGGGGCGGCACGCTCGGCCCGGGCACTGATGATGCGGTTGCTGCTGCGCCGCTGGCAGAACGAGCCGACCTGGGACCGCTGCGACCGCGATGAGGCGTTCCGCCGGCTCGCGAGGCGGTCGGACGAGGGCGCGAGCGACCACACCCCGAACTGGTACTACTACACGCTCGGGTCCGGCGACCTCATGACGGTGTGCCGGGAACTCGACGCGCTGCTCGACCTGCCAGGCCGTGAGGCCGAGGTACTCGACCTCATCCGCCACGCCACGTCGGTACCGCAGCCGCCGATCGACGACCCCGGCGCGGACGGCTTCACCCCGCTGCAGCGCTACGGACACCTCGTCCGGAACCGGGGACCCCGCCTGTCGGACGGAGCTCCCCTGGGCCACCGGTTGTCGAGGATGCTCCGCATCGTCGCCGGCAAGTGGGTCATCGAGGACCCCTTCGAGAGCATGTACACCCGCGACGTGCACCTGCGCGTGAGGACCGCGTTCCAGGAACTGGGAGCCGTCTGCGAGGACTCCCTCCCGTTCCAGTCCGAAGCCGAGTACCACGAGAACATCTCGCTGGAGCGCCCGGTGAACCCGCTCGACGCCGATATGGACTTCTGA